In a single window of the Natronosalvus caseinilyticus genome:
- a CDS encoding M48 family metallopeptidase: MNDFGLKVRMAIVGSILFGFYLLGGFVFAAAFGAPLYLVLGVGIVVVPAIQYKLGRWMAVRSVGAEDMPESGQYQEIHHMTETLCDRMGLETKPRLMVADMGVPNAFATGRKGAGIVVVSTELIRLLERDELEGVIAHELAHINNRDVITMVLGQSIGMIVSYAVFFVVRGLGENNIGSFVLAYVASIAANFLVMLFVMAISRYREYVADADAREAIGTGDPLARALEKISRGAEGRESRIDDSVSALCILNTDRSLLQQVLSTHPPTEKRIARLRN; this comes from the coding sequence ATGAACGACTTTGGATTGAAAGTCCGGATGGCGATCGTCGGCTCGATACTGTTCGGCTTCTACCTCCTCGGGGGGTTCGTCTTCGCCGCCGCCTTCGGCGCACCGCTGTACCTCGTGCTGGGCGTCGGGATCGTCGTCGTCCCGGCGATCCAGTACAAACTCGGCCGGTGGATGGCCGTCAGGAGCGTCGGCGCCGAGGACATGCCAGAATCCGGGCAGTACCAGGAGATTCACCACATGACCGAGACGCTCTGCGATCGGATGGGCCTCGAGACCAAGCCGCGGCTCATGGTCGCCGACATGGGCGTCCCCAACGCGTTCGCCACCGGCCGCAAGGGCGCCGGTATCGTCGTCGTCTCGACCGAACTCATCCGCCTGCTCGAGCGCGACGAACTCGAGGGCGTCATCGCCCACGAACTCGCCCACATCAACAACCGCGACGTGATCACGATGGTGCTCGGGCAGTCGATCGGCATGATCGTCAGCTACGCCGTCTTCTTCGTCGTCCGCGGCCTGGGCGAGAACAACATCGGGAGCTTCGTCCTCGCGTACGTCGCCTCCATCGCGGCGAACTTCCTCGTCATGCTGTTCGTCATGGCGATTAGCCGCTACCGCGAGTACGTCGCCGACGCCGACGCCCGCGAGGCAATCGGCACCGGCGACCCGCTGGCCCGCGCGCTCGAGAAGATTTCCCGGGGCGCCGAAGGGCGCGAGTCGAGGATCGACGACAGCGTCAGCGCACTGTGCATTCTGAACACCGACCGGAGCCTCCTCCAGCAGGTGCTCTCGACGCACCCGCCGACGGAGAAACGCATCGCGCGGCTTCGGAACTGA
- the dapA gene encoding 4-hydroxy-tetrahydrodipicolinate synthase codes for MTHDNDIDFTGVFPAMCTPFDADERIDYETLRADAQRLETAGVDGLVPVGSTGESATLTHDEHVRVLEAVIDAVDDVPVIAGTGSNNTREALELSERAADAGADGLLLISPYYNKPEQRGLLEHYRTIADAVDVPQIVYNVPSRTGRTIEPDTVVELAEHPNIGGYKAAEGDLGVIGEIVERTADSDFSVLSGDDALTLPMLSIGGRGGISVVANIEPERTVAMVGAALEGDYERARAIHHELGPLMRELFVETNPIPVKEAMAIRGYGPARLRPPLTQLREEYRDDLEAVLEDLENQPTSRAEAE; via the coding sequence ATGACACACGACAACGACATCGACTTCACGGGCGTCTTCCCGGCAATGTGCACACCCTTCGACGCCGACGAGCGAATCGACTACGAGACACTCCGCGCGGACGCCCAGCGCCTCGAGACCGCGGGCGTCGACGGCCTCGTCCCCGTCGGCTCCACCGGCGAGTCCGCCACCCTGACCCACGACGAGCACGTTCGCGTGCTCGAGGCGGTGATCGACGCCGTCGACGACGTGCCCGTGATCGCGGGTACTGGCTCGAACAACACGCGCGAAGCGCTCGAACTCTCCGAGCGCGCGGCCGACGCCGGCGCCGACGGCCTGCTCCTGATCTCGCCGTACTACAACAAGCCCGAACAGCGCGGCCTGCTCGAGCACTACCGGACCATCGCGGACGCGGTCGACGTGCCACAGATCGTCTACAACGTCCCCTCCCGTACTGGCCGGACGATCGAACCGGACACGGTCGTCGAACTGGCCGAGCACCCCAACATCGGCGGCTACAAGGCCGCCGAAGGCGACCTCGGTGTCATCGGCGAAATCGTCGAGCGAACCGCTGACTCGGACTTCTCGGTGCTCTCGGGCGACGACGCGCTCACTCTCCCGATGCTCTCGATCGGCGGACGCGGTGGCATCAGCGTCGTCGCCAATATCGAACCCGAACGAACCGTCGCGATGGTCGGGGCCGCCCTCGAAGGCGACTACGAGCGCGCCCGGGCCATTCACCACGAACTCGGGCCGCTGATGCGCGAACTGTTCGTCGAGACGAACCCCATCCCGGTCAAGGAGGCGATGGCCATCCGCGGGTACGGCCCCGCGAGACTGCGCCCGCCGCTCACCCAGCTCCGGGAGGAGTACCGCGACGACCTCGAGGCCGTCCTCGAGGACCTCGAGAACCAGCCCACCTCCCGGGCGGAGGCCGAGTGA
- the dapF gene encoding diaminopimelate epimerase, whose amino-acid sequence MSAFADVHFEKYHGTGNDFLVIDAETYVPDRRGLASRECDRETGVGADGILFLALEDRYNPPRVIMTLVQPDGGTAPMCGNGARCAGRWAMERTESDEVMIDTQAGTRRAYRVESDGSDGSDGSHGSHGSHGSHGSDEQDQDDRIAVEMGEPTFDPKSIPVLADDPVIEEPIEGLEVTVVNTGVPHAVAFVDDVDAVDLEAVATPVRHADAFPLGTNVNLASSAAEGFRQRTFERGVEGETDACGTGAVAIAAAARRLGLTDGDSISVSPPGGDLEVVFDGDTATLIGPVEHEFDGEVQTTHFSSFDP is encoded by the coding sequence ATGAGCGCATTCGCCGACGTCCACTTCGAGAAGTACCACGGGACCGGCAACGACTTCCTCGTGATCGACGCCGAGACCTACGTCCCAGACCGGCGGGGCCTCGCCAGTCGCGAGTGTGACCGCGAGACCGGCGTCGGCGCCGACGGCATCCTGTTCCTGGCGCTCGAGGACCGGTACAACCCGCCACGAGTGATCATGACGCTCGTCCAGCCCGACGGCGGCACGGCGCCGATGTGTGGCAACGGTGCCCGTTGCGCCGGCCGGTGGGCCATGGAGCGCACCGAGAGCGACGAGGTCATGATCGACACGCAGGCCGGGACGCGACGGGCCTATCGCGTCGAGAGCGACGGGAGCGACGGAAGCGACGGAAGCCACGGAAGCCACGGAAGCCACGGAAGCCACGGAAGCGACGAACAGGATCAGGACGACCGGATCGCCGTCGAAATGGGCGAGCCAACCTTCGACCCGAAGTCGATCCCAGTACTCGCAGACGACCCCGTGATCGAGGAACCCATCGAGGGCCTCGAGGTCACGGTCGTCAACACGGGCGTTCCACACGCCGTCGCGTTCGTCGACGACGTGGACGCGGTCGACCTCGAGGCCGTCGCGACGCCGGTTCGCCACGCCGATGCGTTCCCGCTGGGGACGAACGTTAACCTCGCGAGCTCCGCTGCGGAAGGGTTCCGACAACGAACGTTCGAACGCGGCGTCGAGGGGGAAACCGACGCCTGCGGAACCGGCGCGGTGGCCATCGCGGCGGCCGCCCGCCGGCTGGGGCTCACCGACGGCGACTCGATTTCCGTTAGCCCGCCGGGTGGCGACCTCGAGGTCGTCTTCGACGGCGACACCGCGACCCTGATCGGCCCGGTCGAACACGAGTTCGACGGAGAAGTGCAGACGACTCACTTCTCGTCGTTCGACCCGTGA
- the lysA gene encoding diaminopimelate decarboxylase — protein MSAAESGVPNPPARRLGDWSASHLRDLADEYGTPLYVLDLERVRENYERLEAAFPESEIMFAAKANALDRVLETLLEADAGIECASAGELVRALEAGAPGERVHYTAVNPPAADLDVAVEAADEHPNLTITAGAEDTIDRLEERGYDGRLCLRVNPGIGAGHHEKVRTGADAKFGVPANRAVETLVDAAERGFDVVGVHAHVGSGVSSDDLDAHREFVSRMGELARELNKALTAAPDAQAGLEFIDVGGGFGVPYRENEAPLDLEAVADATRDALGTVDARLTIEPGRYLVADAGVLLTRVNTVKDAPETTVVGVDAGMTTLARPAMYGSYHPIRNLEADAVDRPENPQTVTGSICESSDVFCTDRSLPETARGDLLAIGNAGAYGYEMASTYNSRPRPASVVLEPDGSATLSRRRETLSDVTRVERAAGNEDGGSDTDEPDRGPPREVSR, from the coding sequence ATGAGTGCGGCCGAATCGGGGGTACCGAACCCGCCAGCGCGCCGCCTCGGCGACTGGAGCGCGAGCCACCTGCGGGACCTGGCCGACGAGTACGGAACGCCGCTGTACGTCCTCGACCTCGAGCGCGTCCGCGAGAACTACGAGCGACTCGAGGCCGCGTTCCCCGAGAGCGAAATCATGTTCGCGGCGAAGGCGAACGCGCTCGACAGGGTACTGGAAACGCTGCTCGAGGCCGATGCGGGCATCGAGTGCGCCTCCGCGGGCGAACTCGTCCGGGCGCTCGAGGCGGGCGCGCCGGGCGAGCGGGTCCACTACACGGCGGTCAACCCGCCCGCGGCCGACCTGGACGTCGCCGTCGAGGCGGCCGACGAACACCCGAATCTGACGATCACCGCCGGCGCCGAAGACACCATCGACAGGCTCGAGGAACGCGGCTACGACGGCCGCCTCTGTCTCCGGGTGAACCCCGGTATCGGTGCGGGCCACCACGAGAAGGTCCGGACGGGCGCGGACGCGAAGTTCGGCGTTCCCGCGAACCGGGCGGTCGAGACGCTCGTCGACGCCGCCGAGCGCGGGTTCGACGTCGTCGGCGTCCACGCTCACGTCGGCTCCGGCGTCTCGAGCGACGACCTGGACGCTCACCGCGAGTTCGTCTCGCGAATGGGCGAGCTGGCACGAGAGCTGAACAAGGCGTTGACCGCCGCTCCCGACGCGCAGGCGGGCCTCGAGTTCATCGACGTCGGTGGCGGCTTCGGCGTCCCCTACCGCGAAAACGAGGCGCCGCTCGACCTCGAGGCGGTCGCCGACGCCACGCGCGACGCGCTGGGAACGGTCGACGCCCGACTGACGATCGAACCCGGCCGGTACCTGGTGGCCGACGCTGGCGTACTCCTGACGCGGGTGAATACGGTCAAGGACGCCCCCGAGACGACCGTCGTGGGCGTCGACGCGGGCATGACGACGCTGGCTCGACCGGCGATGTACGGCTCCTACCATCCAATTCGAAACCTCGAGGCCGACGCCGTCGATCGACCCGAGAACCCGCAAACGGTGACGGGCTCCATCTGCGAGAGTTCGGACGTCTTCTGTACGGACCGCTCGCTGCCGGAGACGGCCCGCGGCGACCTCCTCGCGATTGGCAACGCCGGCGCCTACGGCTACGAGATGGCGAGCACGTACAACTCGCGCCCGCGGCCCGCCTCGGTCGTTCTCGAGCCCGACGGTTCGGCGACGCTCTCGCGGCGCCGCGAGACGCTTTCGGACGTCACCCGGGTCGAGCGAGCGGCTGGGAATGAAGACGGCGGGAGCGATACCGACGAACCGGATCGCGGCCCACCGCGGGAGGTGTCCCGATGA
- a CDS encoding 2,3,4,5-tetrahydropyridine-2,6-dicarboxylate N-succinyltransferase, giving the protein MSSSTLESAITDLWNRYEANDVDAESATEDDMATLETFLDALEAGDVRAAEPRGEDGEWTANAWVKQGILLNFGLRETRAREYGGVTYNDVLPLADSSDFGERGSRNTPDGTVVRRGAHVGSDCILMSPAFVNVGAHVGDGTLVDSCDTVGSCAQIGANVKLGANTLIGGVLEPVESAPVVVEDGVSLGAGCRVTSGFVVGENAVVGENTLLTPRIPVYDLVEEEVIYGELPAERRAFTRFVESSISDHDLFEGGAYKPAVVATALEDRTLERSEREEVLRNR; this is encoded by the coding sequence ATGAGCTCATCGACCCTCGAGTCCGCGATTACCGACCTGTGGAACCGCTACGAGGCGAACGACGTCGACGCCGAGTCGGCGACCGAAGACGACATGGCGACGCTCGAGACGTTCCTCGACGCGCTCGAGGCCGGCGACGTCCGCGCGGCCGAGCCCCGCGGCGAGGACGGCGAGTGGACGGCTAACGCCTGGGTCAAGCAGGGCATCCTGCTCAACTTCGGCCTCCGTGAGACCCGCGCCCGCGAGTACGGCGGCGTCACCTACAACGACGTGCTCCCGCTCGCGGACTCGAGCGACTTCGGCGAGCGCGGCTCTCGAAACACGCCCGACGGCACGGTCGTTCGGCGGGGCGCCCACGTCGGCTCCGACTGCATCCTGATGAGCCCGGCGTTCGTCAACGTCGGCGCCCACGTCGGGGACGGAACGCTCGTCGACTCCTGCGATACGGTCGGATCGTGCGCCCAGATCGGCGCGAACGTCAAGCTCGGGGCCAACACGCTGATCGGCGGCGTCCTCGAGCCCGTCGAGAGCGCGCCCGTCGTGGTCGAAGACGGCGTCTCGCTGGGCGCGGGCTGTCGCGTGACGTCGGGTTTCGTCGTCGGCGAGAACGCCGTCGTCGGCGAGAACACGCTGCTCACGCCGCGGATCCCGGTCTACGACCTCGTCGAGGAGGAGGTTATCTACGGCGAGTTGCCCGCCGAGCGCCGCGCCTTCACCCGGTTCGTCGAGTCCTCGATCAGCGACCACGACCTGTTCGAGGGCGGCGCGTACAAGCCCGCCGTCGTCGCGACCGCCCTCGAGGACCGGACACTCGAGCGCTCCGAGCGCGAGGAGGTGTTACGGAACCGATGA
- a CDS encoding PUA domain-containing protein: MSERAADAEREEGGEDADLRTIADYQFGSGAGAALFPPDEDRRIERTTSGRPQQIHADRGRVVSFGTDGRFTLGLEGGRRLHDALEPPAYRVVVDDESEPFVRDGKNVFSKFVLETGPKIRPGDEVLVVHERGDLLAVGRAELDGESILDFESGMAVNVRSGVQAED; encoded by the coding sequence ATGAGCGAACGCGCAGCGGACGCGGAGCGAGAGGAGGGCGGCGAGGACGCCGACCTGCGGACCATCGCGGACTACCAGTTCGGGAGCGGCGCTGGCGCGGCGCTGTTCCCGCCCGACGAAGATCGACGCATCGAGCGAACGACCTCCGGTCGCCCTCAGCAGATTCACGCTGACCGCGGGCGGGTCGTCTCCTTCGGCACCGACGGTCGATTCACCCTCGGACTCGAGGGTGGCCGCCGCCTCCACGACGCGCTCGAGCCGCCGGCGTACCGGGTCGTCGTCGACGACGAGAGCGAACCGTTCGTTCGCGACGGGAAGAACGTCTTCTCGAAGTTCGTCCTCGAGACAGGGCCCAAGATTCGACCGGGCGACGAGGTGCTCGTCGTTCACGAGCGGGGCGACCTGCTCGCGGTTGGGCGGGCAGAACTCGACGGCGAGTCGATTCTCGACTTCGAATCTGGGATGGCGGTGAACGTTCGGAGCGGCGTTCAAGCGGAAGACTGA
- a CDS encoding M20 family metallopeptidase: MTGASEGFDPIAFLEDAVAIPSHPAAGVAEMRAFLVETLEDYEIEATVDEAGNVLATREPTTANEWRNGGQHYVLNTHIDTVSPHVPLEVGDGKIRGRGSCDAKGQVAALLAAFLEAETTNRVTLAITPDEELLSTGAHALVSRPDSPIRDADAVVVGEPTGLDVCTAAKGRFEGTVELSGANAHAAEPQSGVNAVAALEQVLRALETFDDHEDAPPAHPDLGAATLTPTVVEGGDATNQVPDQVRLTVDRRSVPPETAEGFEQALVAHLEAAVPADVGVSFSFTERPTPFLEAWATDTEAPVVDALAARGSGEVRPFTAATEASYFAAHAPTVVFGPGVLADEDGAVAHSPREYVETAAVRAGAEAVKRVLESP, from the coding sequence GTGACGGGGGCTTCGGAGGGATTCGATCCGATCGCCTTCCTCGAGGATGCGGTCGCGATTCCCTCACACCCTGCGGCCGGGGTCGCCGAGATGCGAGCCTTCCTGGTCGAGACCCTCGAGGACTACGAGATCGAAGCGACGGTCGACGAGGCGGGGAACGTGCTGGCGACGCGCGAGCCGACGACAGCCAACGAATGGCGGAACGGCGGCCAACACTACGTCCTCAATACCCACATCGACACCGTCTCGCCACACGTCCCGCTCGAGGTCGGCGACGGCAAAATCCGCGGCCGTGGGTCCTGCGACGCGAAGGGACAGGTCGCCGCGCTGCTCGCCGCGTTTCTCGAGGCCGAGACGACGAATCGAGTGACACTCGCGATAACCCCCGACGAGGAACTCCTCTCGACGGGCGCCCACGCCCTCGTCTCCCGGCCCGACTCGCCTATTCGGGACGCCGACGCCGTCGTCGTCGGCGAACCGACCGGCCTCGACGTCTGCACCGCCGCGAAGGGGCGCTTCGAGGGGACGGTCGAACTCTCGGGGGCGAACGCTCACGCCGCCGAACCGCAGTCGGGCGTCAATGCGGTGGCCGCCCTCGAGCAGGTTCTGAGGGCGCTCGAGACGTTCGACGACCACGAGGACGCACCGCCCGCCCACCCTGACCTCGGGGCCGCGACGCTCACGCCGACGGTCGTCGAGGGCGGCGACGCGACCAATCAGGTCCCCGACCAGGTTCGACTCACGGTCGACCGCCGGAGCGTTCCACCCGAAACCGCCGAGGGGTTCGAACAGGCGCTGGTGGCCCACCTCGAGGCGGCCGTTCCCGCCGACGTGGGCGTCTCGTTCTCGTTCACCGAGCGACCGACGCCGTTTCTCGAGGCCTGGGCGACCGACACGGAGGCGCCGGTCGTCGACGCCCTCGCGGCGAGAGGGAGCGGCGAGGTGCGCCCGTTCACGGCCGCCACCGAGGCTTCCTACTTCGCCGCCCACGCGCCCACCGTCGTCTTCGGGCCGGGGGTGCTCGCGGACGAGGACGGCGCCGTCGCTCACTCCCCGCGAGAGTACGTCGAGACGGCCGCCGTTCGGGCGGGAGCGGAGGCCGTGAAGCGAGTACTCGAGTCGCCGTGA
- a CDS encoding AAA family ATPase, protein MNVPEAARTGEATLAEIQTAVVGDSRRLETILTAILAQGHVLLEDVPGTGKTLTAQTIATALDLEFTRIQFTPDLLPADITGTHIYNEHDATFEFERGPIFANVVLADEINRAPPKTQAALLEAMGEGQVSVAGDTYDLPEPFFVIATQNPVEQEGTFPLPEAQIDRFMVKTSMGYPDRDGELTLIDRRASRHSRTPTVEPVVDREAVLALQEVPETVTVDPAIRAYLIDVCRATRTDDRVQVGVSPRGIQRLFEASRARAVLGGRDYVAPEDVHAVVHPVLDHRLVLTTEADVRGVDRGAVIDSALNGVQVPSMGE, encoded by the coding sequence ATGAACGTTCCCGAGGCCGCGCGAACCGGCGAGGCCACCCTCGCGGAGATCCAGACCGCCGTCGTCGGCGACTCTCGACGGCTCGAGACGATACTGACTGCCATCCTCGCACAGGGCCACGTCCTGCTCGAGGACGTCCCCGGGACGGGGAAGACGCTCACCGCCCAGACGATCGCGACGGCGCTCGACCTCGAGTTCACCCGGATCCAGTTCACACCCGACTTGCTCCCGGCAGATATCACGGGCACGCACATCTACAACGAACACGACGCGACCTTTGAATTCGAACGCGGCCCGATCTTCGCGAACGTCGTCCTGGCCGACGAGATCAACCGCGCGCCGCCGAAGACTCAGGCCGCGCTGCTCGAGGCGATGGGCGAAGGGCAGGTGTCGGTGGCCGGAGACACGTACGACCTGCCAGAGCCGTTTTTCGTCATCGCGACCCAGAACCCCGTCGAGCAGGAGGGGACGTTCCCGCTTCCGGAGGCCCAGATCGACCGGTTTATGGTCAAGACGTCGATGGGGTACCCCGACCGCGACGGCGAGTTGACGCTGATCGATCGCCGGGCGAGTCGCCACTCGCGGACGCCCACGGTCGAACCCGTCGTCGACCGCGAGGCGGTGCTGGCGCTCCAGGAGGTCCCCGAGACGGTGACCGTCGACCCCGCCATCCGGGCGTACCTGATCGACGTGTGCCGGGCGACCCGCACCGACGATCGTGTTCAGGTCGGCGTCTCGCCGCGGGGCATCCAGCGACTGTTCGAGGCCAGTCGGGCGCGGGCGGTGCTCGGCGGGCGGGACTACGTCGCTCCGGAGGACGTTCACGCGGTCGTGCACCCGGTCCTCGACCATCGGCTGGTACTGACGACCGAAGCGGACGTCCGCGGCGTCGATCGGGGTGCGGTGATCGACAGCGCGCTCAATGGCGTCCAGGTGCCGTCGATGGGCGAGTGA
- a CDS encoding nascent polypeptide-associated complex protein, with the protein MFGGGGGLNPRKMEQMMKQMGIDVDELDAEEVIIRTADHDLVFTDADVTKMDARGQETYQVIGTPEERERGSAGGAGGADADVTDADADSEPAIPDSDVEIVAARTGVSDDEAREALEAEDGDLAAAVERLE; encoded by the coding sequence ATGTTTGGAGGCGGCGGCGGACTCAATCCACGGAAGATGGAACAGATGATGAAACAGATGGGGATCGACGTCGACGAACTCGACGCCGAGGAGGTCATTATCCGGACGGCCGACCACGACCTCGTCTTCACCGACGCGGACGTCACGAAGATGGACGCCCGTGGCCAGGAGACCTACCAGGTCATCGGGACGCCCGAGGAGCGCGAGCGCGGGAGTGCCGGCGGCGCTGGCGGCGCCGACGCGGACGTAACTGACGCGGACGCCGACAGCGAGCCGGCCATCCCCGACTCCGACGTCGAAATCGTCGCGGCCCGCACCGGCGTCAGCGACGACGAGGCCCGCGAGGCCCTCGAAGCCGAGGACGGCGACCTCGCAGCCGCAGTCGAACGCCTCGAGTGA
- a CDS encoding cupredoxin domain-containing protein, with amino-acid sequence MERDNSVSRRRVLSAAGAGVTLALLAGCTEGGGPGDNNTTGGDNETTGGGDENETGAGGTDNETEAGNETGDGNETGAGEWEGVDEIVLDGITEGWEGVEPAPIEGETNPTLTLMEGQEYDITWENADGQPHNIVIWDDNDEVVEDYQTEIIEEEGETQTLTLEATSEMTQYVCEVHVGTMLGEIQVESGG; translated from the coding sequence ATGGAAAGAGACAATTCAGTATCACGACGGCGAGTGCTCTCCGCCGCGGGCGCCGGTGTCACCCTGGCACTGCTCGCGGGCTGTACGGAAGGAGGCGGGCCGGGGGACAACAACACTACCGGCGGCGACAACGAGACAACGGGTGGTGGCGACGAAAACGAGACCGGTGCTGGCGGAACGGATAACGAGACCGAAGCCGGCAACGAGACCGGAGACGGTAACGAGACCGGCGCGGGTGAGTGGGAGGGCGTCGACGAAATCGTCCTCGACGGAATCACCGAGGGGTGGGAGGGCGTCGAACCGGCGCCAATCGAGGGCGAGACCAACCCGACGCTCACCCTGATGGAGGGCCAGGAGTACGATATCACCTGGGAGAACGCCGACGGCCAGCCCCACAACATCGTGATCTGGGACGACAACGACGAGGTCGTCGAGGACTACCAGACCGAGATCATCGAGGAGGAAGGCGAAACCCAGACGCTGACGCTCGAGGCCACCTCGGAGATGACCCAGTACGTCTGCGAGGTGCACGTCGGGACGATGCTCGGCGAGATTCAGGTCGAGTCGGGCGGGTAA
- a CDS encoding NYN domain-containing protein: MTDVHPGQRVAVLVDAQNLYHTAQSIYSRNIDYSELLEEAVDGRQLTRAIAYVIRADSPEEESFFEALYDIGFEPKIKDIKRFSDGTKKADWDVGMSLDAVTLANHVDTMVLCTGDGDFSRLCSHLRHEGVKVEVMAFESSTAEELVEAADDFEDLGERHDTYLL; the protein is encoded by the coding sequence ATGACAGACGTTCATCCGGGCCAGCGCGTCGCAGTTCTGGTCGACGCGCAGAATCTGTATCATACCGCCCAGAGTATCTACAGTCGAAACATCGACTACTCTGAACTCCTCGAGGAGGCCGTCGACGGCCGCCAGCTCACGCGCGCGATCGCTTACGTTATCCGGGCCGATTCGCCCGAGGAGGAGAGCTTCTTCGAGGCGCTGTACGACATCGGCTTCGAGCCCAAGATAAAGGACATCAAGCGCTTCTCGGACGGGACGAAGAAGGCCGACTGGGACGTTGGGATGAGCCTCGACGCCGTCACGCTCGCCAACCACGTCGACACGATGGTCCTCTGTACCGGCGACGGCGACTTCTCGAGGCTCTGTTCGCACCTGCGCCACGAGGGTGTCAAGGTCGAAGTGATGGCGTTCGAATCCTCGACTGCCGAGGAACTCGTCGAGGCGGCCGACGATTTCGAGGACCTGGGTGAGCGCCACGACACGTACCTCCTGTAG
- the dapB gene encoding 4-hydroxy-tetrahydrodipicolinate reductase produces the protein MSVRVGVTGAAGRMGRRVLGVLTARDDCEVTFAVNRSTDVERVQGIEIESALEINLLLEERDPGAVIDFTGPESALEYAAACAEAGVPFVTGTTGFSDDETSQLEAYGDEIALLHSPNFARGVQALLALVGDAVASLPGYDVELVETHHNGKRDAPSGTANRLLEEIEAAGDFTDRVHGREGEQPRTSGEIGVHALRAGNVTGEHEVVLAGNHEELRLTHRAEDRGVFAAGAVDAAVWLAGQEPGRYDFAEVLSA, from the coding sequence ATGAGCGTCCGGGTCGGCGTCACGGGCGCGGCCGGACGCATGGGGCGACGCGTCCTCGGCGTACTCACGGCCCGCGACGACTGCGAGGTCACCTTCGCGGTCAACCGGAGCACCGACGTCGAGCGCGTCCAGGGCATCGAGATCGAGTCGGCTCTCGAGATCAACCTCCTGCTCGAGGAGCGCGACCCGGGCGCCGTGATCGACTTTACGGGACCGGAGTCGGCGCTCGAGTACGCCGCCGCCTGCGCCGAGGCGGGCGTCCCGTTCGTCACGGGGACGACGGGATTTTCCGACGACGAGACGTCCCAGCTCGAGGCCTACGGCGACGAAATCGCGCTGCTCCACAGCCCGAACTTCGCTCGCGGCGTCCAGGCGCTGCTCGCGCTCGTCGGGGATGCCGTCGCGAGCCTGCCCGGCTACGACGTCGAACTCGTCGAGACCCACCACAACGGCAAGCGCGACGCCCCCAGCGGCACGGCGAACCGGCTGCTCGAGGAGATCGAAGCGGCCGGCGACTTCACGGACCGCGTCCACGGTCGGGAGGGCGAGCAGCCACGAACGTCAGGCGAGATCGGCGTTCACGCCCTGCGAGCCGGGAACGTAACGGGGGAGCACGAGGTCGTTCTCGCCGGCAACCACGAGGAACTACGACTCACCCACCGCGCCGAGGACCGGGGCGTCTTCGCCGCCGGCGCCGTCGACGCGGCGGTCTGGCTGGCCGGCCAGGAACCCGGGCGATACGACTTTGCGGAGGTACTTTCAGCATGA
- a CDS encoding methyltransferase domain-containing protein, translated as MNANDAGEPVAEAEAEPTDRPPVLLIHEDREHLVQPGEEFGSDLGVLEVPTDVEPGQVLETHLGTEFRVRKLRGPDLFHHFERTGAPMVPRDVGLVIGETGVGVGDRVLDTGTGTGVLAASMARAGASVVSYERDPEFAEVARENMALGGVSSDVEVRTGDLRDDLEELAGGDGFDVLTLDTGDAPTIVEHAPDLLVEGGFVAVYSPFVETARETSEAAREAGLSSVVTRETIQREMTFDDRGSRPSTAPVGHTGYLLVARLE; from the coding sequence GTGAACGCGAACGACGCGGGCGAACCGGTAGCCGAAGCCGAAGCGGAACCCACCGACCGACCGCCGGTCCTACTTATCCACGAGGACCGCGAACACCTCGTCCAGCCCGGCGAGGAGTTCGGCTCCGACCTCGGCGTCCTCGAGGTTCCCACCGACGTCGAACCGGGGCAAGTCCTCGAAACCCACCTCGGCACCGAGTTTCGCGTCCGAAAGCTCCGCGGGCCCGATCTCTTTCACCACTTCGAGCGTACCGGTGCCCCGATGGTGCCCCGCGACGTCGGCCTCGTGATCGGCGAGACCGGCGTCGGCGTCGGGGACCGCGTGCTCGACACCGGTACCGGCACCGGCGTCCTCGCCGCCTCGATGGCCCGCGCCGGGGCGAGTGTGGTGAGCTACGAACGCGACCCCGAGTTCGCCGAGGTCGCACGAGAGAACATGGCCCTGGGTGGCGTCTCGAGCGACGTCGAGGTCCGGACGGGCGACCTTCGAGACGACCTCGAAGAACTGGCTGGAGGCGACGGCTTCGACGTCCTCACGCTCGACACGGGCGACGCGCCGACCATCGTCGAGCACGCGCCCGACCTCCTCGTCGAGGGCGGGTTTGTAGCCGTCTACAGCCCGTTCGTCGAGACCGCTCGCGAGACCAGCGAGGCCGCTCGCGAGGCCGGACTCTCGAGCGTCGTCACCCGCGAGACCATCCAGCGGGAGATGACTTTCGACGACCGGGGGTCACGGCCGTCGACCGCCCCCGTCGGCCACACTGGGTACCTGCTCGTGGCTCGACTCGAGTGA